The Streptomyces sp. NBC_00344 genome includes a window with the following:
- a CDS encoding bifunctional FO biosynthesis protein CofGH has translation MLDGMTDPQLAQAEAPTANAMRRALRRARDGVAVDAAEAAVLLQARGDDLRDLAASAARVRDAGLEAAGRPGVITYSRKVFIPLTRLCRDKCHYCTFVTVPGKLKRAGHGMFLSPDEVIEIARQGAAMGCKEALFTLGDRPEDRWPEAREWLEAEGYDDTLAYVRAMAIRVLEETGLLPHLNPGVMSWTDLQRLKPVAPSMGMMLETTATRLWSEPGGPHHGSPDKEPAVRLRVLEDAGRSNVPFTTGVLIGIGESYEERADAFFELRRTARSYHGIQEIIVQNFRAKPDTAMRAMPDAELEELAAAIAVARHILGPSARIQAPPNLVDAEYALLIGAGIDDWGGVSPLTPDHVNPERPWPHIDELAERTASAGFALRERLTIYPEFIQRGEPWLDPRLLPHVRALADPETGLAREGVIPAGLPWQEPDEGFTAAGRTDLHRTIDTEGRTSDRRDDFDEVYGDWEALREQAAPGMVPSRIDTDVKQALTQAAADPTLLTDDEALALLHADGPALDALTRIADELRRDVVGDDVTYIVTRNINFTNVCYTGCRFCAFAQRRTDADAYTLSLDQVADRAAQAWDVGAVEVCMQGGIHPDLPGTAYFDIARAVKERVPGMHVHAFSPMEVVNGATRTGMSIREWLTAAKEAGLGSLPGTAAEILDDEVRWVLTKGKLPTATWTEVISTAHELGLRTSSTMMYGHVDQPRHWLGHFRTLARIQQTALAKGVEGFTEFVTLPFIHTNAPVYLAGIARPGPTARDNRAVTAMARLLLHPHIPNIQTSWVKLGTEGAAEMLRSGANDLGGTLMEETISRMAGSSYGSYRSVQDLTAIAELAGRPSRPRTTLYGPVSGERVRAAAASDGHLPELLPVLED, from the coding sequence ATGCTCGACGGCATGACTGATCCGCAGCTCGCGCAGGCCGAAGCACCCACCGCGAACGCGATGCGCCGCGCGCTCAGGCGGGCGCGCGACGGGGTTGCCGTCGACGCGGCGGAGGCGGCCGTACTGCTACAGGCGAGAGGCGACGACCTGCGCGATCTCGCGGCCTCGGCGGCCCGGGTGCGGGACGCCGGGCTGGAGGCGGCCGGGCGGCCGGGGGTCATCACCTACTCGCGCAAGGTGTTCATCCCGCTGACCAGGCTGTGCCGTGACAAGTGCCACTACTGCACCTTCGTCACCGTGCCCGGCAAGCTCAAGCGGGCCGGTCACGGGATGTTCCTGTCGCCCGACGAGGTGATCGAGATCGCCCGGCAGGGCGCGGCTATGGGCTGCAAGGAAGCGCTCTTCACCCTGGGCGACCGGCCGGAGGACCGATGGCCCGAGGCGCGTGAGTGGCTGGAGGCCGAGGGGTACGACGACACCCTCGCCTATGTGCGGGCCATGGCCATCCGGGTGCTGGAGGAGACCGGTCTGCTGCCGCACCTCAATCCGGGCGTGATGTCCTGGACCGACCTCCAGCGGCTCAAGCCGGTCGCCCCCTCGATGGGGATGATGCTGGAGACCACCGCGACCCGGCTGTGGAGCGAGCCGGGCGGCCCGCACCACGGCTCGCCGGACAAGGAACCGGCCGTCAGGCTGCGGGTCCTGGAGGACGCCGGCCGCTCCAACGTGCCGTTCACCACCGGGGTGCTGATCGGGATCGGGGAGTCGTACGAGGAGCGCGCCGACGCCTTCTTCGAGCTCCGCAGGACCGCCCGCTCCTACCACGGCATCCAGGAGATCATCGTCCAGAACTTCCGCGCCAAACCGGACACCGCGATGCGCGCGATGCCCGACGCGGAGCTGGAGGAGCTGGCGGCCGCCATCGCGGTGGCGCGCCACATCCTGGGGCCGTCCGCGCGCATCCAGGCCCCGCCGAACCTGGTGGACGCCGAGTACGCGCTGCTGATCGGCGCGGGCATCGACGACTGGGGTGGCGTATCGCCGCTGACCCCCGACCACGTCAACCCCGAGCGCCCCTGGCCGCACATCGACGAACTGGCCGAGCGGACCGCGTCGGCCGGCTTCGCACTGCGCGAACGGCTCACCATCTACCCGGAGTTCATCCAGCGAGGTGAGCCCTGGCTTGACCCCAGGCTGCTGCCGCACGTCCGGGCGCTCGCCGACCCGGAGACCGGACTGGCCCGCGAGGGTGTCATCCCCGCCGGGCTGCCCTGGCAGGAGCCCGACGAGGGCTTCACGGCTGCGGGCCGCACCGATCTGCACCGCACCATCGACACCGAGGGCCGCACGTCCGACCGCCGCGACGACTTCGACGAGGTGTACGGGGACTGGGAGGCGCTGCGCGAACAGGCGGCGCCCGGCATGGTGCCGTCGCGTATCGACACCGATGTGAAGCAGGCGCTGACCCAGGCCGCCGCCGACCCGACACTGCTCACCGACGACGAGGCGCTCGCCCTGCTGCACGCGGACGGTCCCGCGCTCGACGCGCTGACCCGGATCGCCGACGAACTGCGCCGTGACGTGGTCGGCGACGACGTCACCTACATCGTCACCAGGAACATCAACTTCACCAACGTCTGCTATACCGGCTGCCGCTTCTGCGCCTTCGCTCAGCGCCGCACCGACGCGGACGCGTACACCCTCTCCCTCGACCAGGTCGCCGACCGCGCGGCGCAGGCCTGGGACGTCGGCGCCGTCGAGGTCTGCATGCAGGGCGGCATCCACCCCGACCTGCCGGGCACCGCGTACTTCGACATCGCGCGGGCGGTGAAGGAACGCGTCCCCGGCATGCACGTGCACGCCTTCTCACCCATGGAAGTGGTCAACGGCGCCACCCGCACCGGGATGTCCATCCGCGAATGGCTCACCGCCGCCAAGGAGGCGGGCCTTGGCTCGCTCCCCGGCACTGCCGCGGAAATCCTGGACGACGAGGTCCGCTGGGTCCTCACCAAGGGAAAACTGCCGACCGCCACCTGGACCGAGGTCATCAGCACCGCCCACGAACTGGGTCTGCGTACTTCGTCCACGATGATGTACGGCCATGTCGACCAGCCCCGCCACTGGCTCGGCCACTTCCGTACCCTGGCCCGGATTCAGCAGACCGCGCTGGCCAAGGGGGTCGAGGGCTTCACGGAGTTCGTGACGCTGCCCTTCATCCACACCAACGCGCCCGTCTATCTGGCCGGCATCGCCCGGCCGGGACCCACGGCCCGCGACAACCGCGCGGTCACCGCGATGGCCAGGCTGCTGCTCCACCCCCATATCCCCAACATCCAGACCAGCTGGGTGAAACTGGGCACCGAGGGAGCGGCCGAGATGCTGCGCTCCGGGGCCAACGATCTGGGCGGAACGCTGATGGAGGAGACCATCTCCCGGATGGCGGGCTCGAGTTACGGCTCCTACCGCTCAGTGCAGGATCTGACCGCCATCGCGGAGCTGGCCGGGCGCCCCTCGCGGCCCCGCACCACGCTGTACGGGCCGGTGTCCGGCGAGCGGGTGAGGGCGGCCGCCGCGTCGGACGGGCATCTGCCGGAGCTGCTGCCGGTTCTGGAGGACTGA
- a CDS encoding AfsR/SARP family transcriptional regulator has translation MDRDSGPRVPEQRAPQQGRGTGLGFSVLGPVRAWRDGEPLPSGSPQQRALLAALLMRDGRTATAGELIDGIWGEESPSQALAAVRTYASRLRKVLGPGVLVSESGGYAIRIGSDTVDVNLAQQLAVSAEKAAASGDRARARELIDEALRVWDGEPLANVPGPYAETQRARLEEWKLQLVESRLDMDLEVGAHAEAVSELTALTAAHPLRERLRELLMLALYRSGRQAEALAVYADTRRLLADELGVDPRPELSRLQQRILRADTELARPAQEAAPSAPGALRPAQLPATVPDFTGRAAFVKELSDRLTSAEASVMAVSALAGIGGVGKTTLAVHVAHTARPHFPDGQLYVDLQGAGGRAAEPETVLGAFLRALGTSDSAIPDSLDERAALYRSALDGRRVMVLLDNARDAAQIRPLLPGTTGSAALVTSRARMVDLAGAHLIDLDVMSPEEALQLFTKIVGEERVTGERQASLDVVAACGFLPLAIRIAASRLAARRTWTVSVLAAKLVDERRRLDELQAGDLAVKATFELGYGQLEPQQQRAFRLLGLADGPDISLAGAAAVLNLELHQAEDLLESLVDTSLLESAAPGRYRYHDLVRLYARACAERDEQPPVERELALSRLLDFYLATAARVYAIERPGDRSVDHLEPTTYEGLVFPDRPSAVDWLYAEAGCLLACAHQCASHGMLRRATDLLCAAKDLAESGTNSRQYEITAISLRDAAQAAADGHAEARARAALSTVYLVSGRFAQAEEEAKSAMKLAHGSGDPIPSCWAPNDRGIIAFYQGRHVDGETFLREAISNYHADGNQVGEAAALCNLSRIHVNMGRTSSAVELARQGTAIFDAMGLSLRTANGRFALGIALTRAGRSDEALKELSKALEVFQENRQRLWEGSTHFRIAEAHLAAGRPAQAAPRAEQALALRVIGGDWMRGNVLTVLGRALEELGQSDRARACWREALAIYEQSGAAEADDVRRLLSPAAA, from the coding sequence ATGGACCGTGACAGCGGGCCGCGCGTGCCGGAGCAGAGGGCTCCGCAGCAGGGCCGGGGTACGGGGCTGGGTTTCAGCGTTCTCGGACCCGTGCGCGCCTGGCGCGACGGCGAGCCGCTGCCCTCCGGGTCACCCCAGCAACGCGCCCTGCTGGCCGCGCTGCTGATGCGGGACGGGCGGACCGCGACGGCCGGTGAGCTGATCGACGGGATCTGGGGCGAGGAGTCCCCCTCGCAGGCACTCGCCGCGGTACGCACCTACGCCTCCAGGCTGCGGAAGGTTCTCGGCCCCGGCGTCCTGGTCAGCGAGTCCGGCGGCTACGCGATCCGGATCGGCTCCGACACGGTCGACGTCAACCTGGCCCAGCAGCTGGCCGTGAGCGCGGAGAAGGCGGCCGCGTCCGGGGACCGTGCGCGGGCTCGTGAACTGATCGACGAAGCGCTGCGTGTGTGGGACGGCGAACCGCTGGCCAACGTGCCGGGACCCTACGCCGAGACCCAGCGCGCCCGCCTGGAGGAGTGGAAGCTCCAACTCGTCGAGTCGCGCCTGGACATGGACCTGGAGGTCGGCGCGCACGCGGAGGCCGTGTCCGAACTGACGGCCCTGACCGCCGCCCATCCGCTGCGTGAGCGGCTGCGCGAGCTGCTGATGCTCGCCCTGTACCGCAGCGGCCGGCAGGCGGAAGCCCTGGCGGTGTACGCCGACACCCGCCGGCTGCTCGCCGACGAACTGGGCGTGGACCCACGGCCGGAGCTGTCCCGGCTCCAGCAGCGGATCCTCCGGGCGGACACCGAACTCGCCCGGCCGGCCCAGGAGGCGGCGCCATCGGCCCCCGGCGCGCTGCGCCCCGCTCAACTTCCCGCCACAGTGCCCGACTTCACCGGTCGCGCCGCCTTCGTCAAGGAACTCAGCGACCGGCTCACCAGCGCCGAAGCGTCCGTGATGGCGGTGTCGGCGCTCGCCGGCATCGGCGGTGTCGGCAAGACCACCCTCGCCGTGCACGTGGCGCACACGGCCCGCCCGCACTTCCCGGACGGACAGCTCTACGTGGATCTGCAGGGCGCCGGAGGGCGCGCCGCCGAGCCGGAAACCGTGCTGGGCGCGTTTCTGCGCGCCCTCGGCACCAGCGACTCGGCCATCCCCGACTCGCTCGACGAGCGCGCCGCGCTCTACCGCTCCGCGCTGGACGGCCGCCGGGTCATGGTGCTGCTGGACAACGCCAGGGACGCGGCGCAGATCCGCCCGCTGCTCCCCGGCACGACGGGCTCGGCGGCCCTGGTCACCAGCCGGGCCAGGATGGTGGACCTGGCCGGGGCCCATCTGATCGATCTGGACGTGATGTCGCCCGAGGAGGCACTCCAGCTCTTCACCAAGATCGTCGGGGAGGAACGCGTCACCGGCGAACGCCAGGCCTCGCTGGATGTGGTGGCTGCCTGCGGATTCCTGCCGCTCGCCATCCGGATCGCCGCCTCCCGTCTTGCCGCCCGCCGCACCTGGACGGTCTCGGTACTGGCCGCCAAGCTCGTGGACGAGCGCCGAAGGCTGGACGAGCTCCAGGCCGGCGACCTCGCGGTCAAGGCGACCTTCGAGCTGGGCTACGGCCAGCTCGAGCCACAGCAGCAGCGGGCGTTCCGGCTGCTCGGCCTCGCGGACGGCCCGGACATCTCGCTCGCCGGGGCCGCCGCCGTACTGAACCTGGAACTCCACCAGGCCGAGGACCTGCTGGAATCGCTCGTCGACACCTCGCTGCTGGAGTCGGCCGCACCGGGGCGGTACCGCTACCACGACCTGGTGCGCCTCTACGCGCGTGCCTGCGCGGAGCGCGACGAACAGCCGCCGGTGGAAAGGGAGCTGGCGCTCTCCCGTCTGCTGGACTTCTATCTGGCGACGGCGGCCCGGGTGTACGCGATCGAGCGGCCCGGGGACCGGTCGGTCGACCATCTGGAGCCCACGACGTACGAGGGGCTGGTGTTCCCGGACCGGCCGTCCGCGGTGGACTGGCTCTACGCCGAGGCCGGTTGCCTGCTGGCGTGCGCACATCAGTGCGCCTCGCACGGCATGCTGAGGCGGGCCACCGACCTCCTTTGTGCGGCGAAGGATCTCGCGGAGTCGGGGACCAACTCGCGTCAGTACGAGATCACGGCCATCTCGCTGCGCGACGCCGCGCAGGCGGCGGCGGACGGGCACGCGGAAGCCCGGGCCCGTGCCGCCCTGTCCACCGTGTACCTCGTCTCCGGAAGGTTCGCTCAGGCCGAGGAGGAAGCGAAGAGCGCGATGAAGCTGGCGCACGGTTCGGGGGACCCGATCCCCAGCTGCTGGGCGCCCAACGACCGCGGGATCATCGCCTTCTACCAGGGCCGCCACGTCGACGGGGAGACGTTCCTCCGTGAGGCGATCAGCAACTACCATGCCGACGGCAATCAGGTCGGCGAGGCTGCCGCCCTGTGCAACCTGTCCCGCATCCACGTGAACATGGGGCGCACGTCGAGCGCGGTCGAACTCGCCCGGCAGGGCACGGCCATCTTCGATGCCATGGGCTTGAGCCTGCGCACCGCCAACGGCCGGTTCGCCCTGGGCATCGCGCTCACCCGGGCCGGCCGGTCGGACGAGGCGCTGAAGGAACTCTCCAAGGCGCTCGAGGTCTTCCAGGAGAACCGCCAGCGCCTCTGGGAGGGTTCGACGCACTTCCGTATCGCGGAGGCGCATCTCGCCGCCGGGCGGCCCGCTCAGGCGGCTCCACGCGCCGAACAGGCCCTGGCGCTGCGGGTCATCGGCGGTGACTGGATGCGGGGGAACGTCCTGACCGTGCTGGGCCGCGCGCTGGAAGAGCTCGGTCAGTCCGACCGGGCGCGGGCCTGCTGGCGGGAGGCACTCGCCATCTACGAGCAGTCGGGTGCCGCGGAAGCAGACGACGTCCGGCGGCTGCTGAGCCCGGCAGCCGCGTAA
- a CDS encoding outer membrane protein assembly factor BamB family protein, with protein sequence MVEQLTQHDPRRIGPFEVLGRLGAGGMGLVYLARSASGRRVAIKTVRTELAEDQLFRVRFSREVEAARAVSGFYTAAVVDADAKAAVPWLATAYVPAPSLEEIVNECGPMPAQAVRWLAAGIAEALQSIHGAGLVHRDLKPSNVLVVEDGPRVIDFGIASGVSNTRLTMTNVAVGTPAYMSPEQAKDSRNVKGASDVFSLGSTLVFAATGHAPFHGANPVETVFMLLREGPNLEGLPDELRPLIDACMQPEFLRRPSPEDLQAQLAPHLFASGGDDSGTASAWLPERATAMIETRRGGRPAVVPRPASPSPPPRPAYEPPAPQRGQHRQQPHHQPQHGPPEGPVRLPGAQLPIGPGPRVAEARAHAVLQTGPATGWVRPPAGVSSADAALPAPAPQPVPAPEGPARWRPWRFRMSNDVWGTPVVEGDLLYVTSFEVHALDVASGRRQFKTKDVAWAMAASGGRIHASDGPTLYALDGADGSDLWRLTTDAWVYSLQVDRGTVVTGTRGGGVQAWEASNGEKLWEIAGAQTDFETPEAGPAVHDDTAYVWKDARLLALDPRTGAERWSYPVGDAAACGGVPVRITSAEDGCVYVAAGTRVLSIDRASGRVRWHFEAPAVFLSAPAFVPGPAVAGGGVYLADYLGTVYALDATTGKDRWRIATESRQSVHPVLVVQGNVHVGSGSALYTLDAVTGTPKWRFAAGAEVVGAPVVADGRLHFGSADHCLYTLDAVGGQLRWKLATGGEITGSPVARAGVVYACSKDRCVYALDAVKGTGTGR encoded by the coding sequence GTGGTGGAGCAGCTGACGCAGCACGATCCGCGGAGGATCGGCCCGTTCGAGGTGCTCGGGCGGCTCGGGGCCGGCGGCATGGGGCTGGTCTACCTGGCGCGCTCCGCGTCGGGCCGGCGCGTGGCGATCAAGACGGTGCGGACCGAGCTCGCCGAGGACCAGCTGTTCCGCGTCCGCTTCTCGCGCGAGGTGGAGGCCGCCCGTGCGGTCAGCGGCTTCTACACGGCGGCCGTCGTGGACGCCGACGCCAAGGCCGCCGTTCCCTGGCTGGCCACCGCCTATGTCCCCGCGCCCTCGCTCGAGGAAATAGTGAATGAGTGCGGGCCGATGCCCGCTCAGGCGGTCCGCTGGCTGGCGGCCGGTATCGCCGAGGCGCTGCAGTCCATTCACGGCGCGGGACTCGTGCACCGCGACCTCAAGCCCTCCAACGTGCTGGTGGTGGAGGACGGGCCGCGGGTCATCGACTTCGGCATCGCATCGGGGGTCTCCAACACCCGGCTGACCATGACGAACGTCGCGGTCGGCACACCGGCGTACATGTCGCCCGAGCAGGCGAAGGACTCGCGCAACGTGAAGGGCGCGAGCGATGTGTTCTCGCTCGGCTCCACGCTGGTGTTCGCGGCGACCGGCCATGCGCCCTTCCATGGCGCCAATCCGGTCGAAACGGTGTTCATGCTGCTCAGGGAGGGCCCCAATCTGGAGGGCCTGCCCGATGAGCTGAGACCGCTGATCGACGCGTGTATGCAGCCGGAGTTCCTCCGGCGGCCCAGCCCGGAGGATCTGCAGGCCCAGCTGGCCCCTCACCTCTTCGCTTCGGGCGGCGACGACAGCGGGACGGCGTCGGCATGGCTGCCCGAGCGGGCCACCGCCATGATCGAGACCCGCCGGGGCGGACGGCCCGCCGTGGTGCCCAGGCCCGCGAGTCCCTCGCCACCGCCGAGGCCCGCCTACGAGCCGCCCGCGCCGCAGCGCGGTCAGCACCGGCAGCAGCCGCACCATCAGCCGCAGCACGGCCCGCCGGAAGGCCCGGTCAGGCTGCCCGGCGCGCAGCTGCCCATCGGACCGGGCCCCCGGGTCGCCGAGGCCCGTGCGCACGCCGTGTTGCAGACCGGGCCCGCCACCGGCTGGGTGCGGCCACCCGCCGGTGTGAGCAGCGCCGATGCGGCGCTGCCCGCTCCCGCACCGCAGCCCGTCCCGGCCCCCGAGGGGCCTGCCCGCTGGCGGCCGTGGCGCTTCCGCATGTCGAACGACGTGTGGGGCACCCCGGTCGTCGAAGGGGACCTGCTGTACGTCACCTCCTTCGAGGTGCACGCCCTGGATGTGGCCAGCGGGCGGCGGCAGTTCAAGACCAAGGACGTCGCCTGGGCGATGGCCGCGTCCGGCGGCCGTATTCACGCGTCCGACGGGCCGACCCTCTACGCACTCGACGGAGCCGACGGCAGCGACCTCTGGCGGCTGACGACCGACGCCTGGGTCTACTCGCTCCAGGTCGACCGCGGCACTGTGGTCACCGGCACCCGCGGTGGCGGTGTGCAGGCCTGGGAGGCATCCAACGGCGAGAAGCTGTGGGAGATCGCCGGGGCACAGACGGACTTCGAGACGCCCGAGGCCGGCCCCGCGGTCCACGACGACACGGCGTACGTCTGGAAGGACGCCAGACTCCTCGCCCTCGACCCGCGCACCGGCGCCGAGCGCTGGTCGTACCCCGTCGGTGACGCGGCAGCCTGCGGAGGCGTACCGGTGCGGATCACGTCCGCGGAGGACGGCTGCGTCTATGTGGCCGCGGGCACCCGGGTCCTGTCCATCGACCGGGCTTCCGGCCGGGTTCGCTGGCACTTCGAGGCCCCCGCGGTCTTCCTCTCCGCCCCGGCCTTCGTACCGGGTCCCGCGGTGGCCGGCGGGGGTGTCTACCTGGCCGACTACCTCGGCACGGTGTACGCGCTCGACGCCACCACCGGGAAGGACCGCTGGCGCATCGCCACGGAGTCGCGCCAGTCGGTGCACCCCGTACTGGTCGTCCAGGGCAACGTCCATGTGGGCAGCGGCAGCGCGCTCTACACACTCGACGCCGTGACCGGAACCCCCAAGTGGCGGTTCGCGGCGGGCGCCGAGGTCGTGGGTGCGCCCGTGGTGGCCGACGGCCGCCTGCACTTCGGATCGGCGGACCACTGTCTGTACACGCTGGACGCGGTGGGCGGGCAGCTGCGCTGGAAGCTGGCTACCGGGGGAGAGATCACCGGGTCTCCGGTGGCCCGTGCCGGGGTGGTGTACGCATGCAGCAAGGACCGCTGTGTGTACGCGCTTGACGCGGTGAAGGGCACGGGGACGGGACGCTGA
- a CDS encoding CehA/McbA family metallohydrolase, which yields MTTGEMGRRGLLVTGAATALTLGSVSFADAEGTPAGGGTPEDRTETVHGTLPPGAPDYVYLPVDVPPGVRELAVAYTYEKPPVPAGTQGNALDIGIFDERGTALGGDGFRGWSGGARSEFFIRADEATPGYVRGPVGAGRWHIALGPYTTAPDGLPYTVTVTLKFGATPATPEPVYPPERARGRGRAWYRGDCHIHSVHSDGKRTPAEIAALARAAGLDFINTSEHNTSSGHSAWDGLWGDDLLILTGEEITTRNGHVVGIATDHGTWVDWRYRARDNRFGHYAREIHRAGGLVVPAHPHATCIGCNWKFGFADADAVEVWNGPYTVDDEVSVADWDNTLVSGKGWTPAMGNSDAHRDPDRIGTPQTVVLADDLSRESILAGIRAGHSYITESSAVSLGFGVSGGRAQHAGIGERLRVDADTPVTVRLEVAGAPGCTAQFVTDQGTLYTSALPGSGSGVMEWRTTPAYAAYVRAEVRHAPTVAGLPGALAALTNPVFLGR from the coding sequence ATGACCACTGGAGAGATGGGCAGGCGAGGACTGCTCGTGACAGGCGCCGCCACCGCCCTTACGTTGGGAAGCGTGAGCTTCGCGGACGCCGAGGGCACCCCGGCCGGAGGCGGAACCCCCGAGGACCGGACCGAGACCGTGCACGGCACGCTCCCGCCCGGCGCACCGGACTACGTGTATCTCCCGGTGGACGTACCGCCGGGGGTGCGGGAGCTGGCCGTCGCGTACACCTACGAGAAGCCGCCCGTTCCTGCCGGAACCCAGGGCAACGCCCTGGACATCGGCATCTTCGACGAGCGGGGCACCGCGCTCGGCGGGGACGGCTTCCGCGGCTGGTCGGGCGGCGCCCGCAGCGAGTTCTTCATCCGCGCCGACGAGGCGACCCCCGGCTATGTGCGCGGGCCGGTCGGGGCCGGCCGCTGGCATATCGCGCTCGGCCCCTACACCACCGCACCCGACGGCCTGCCGTACACGGTCACCGTCACCCTGAAATTCGGTGCGACACCGGCGACACCTGAGCCCGTCTACCCGCCCGAGCGGGCCAGAGGGCGCGGCCGTGCCTGGTACCGGGGCGACTGCCATATCCACTCCGTGCACTCGGACGGAAAGCGCACCCCCGCCGAGATCGCGGCGCTGGCCCGGGCCGCCGGGCTCGACTTCATCAACACCAGCGAGCACAACACCAGCTCCGGGCACAGCGCCTGGGACGGACTGTGGGGCGACGACCTGCTGATCCTCACCGGTGAGGAGATCACCACCCGCAACGGGCACGTGGTCGGCATCGCCACCGACCACGGCACCTGGGTGGACTGGCGCTACCGCGCCCGCGACAACCGCTTCGGCCACTACGCGCGGGAGATCCACCGCGCGGGCGGCCTGGTCGTCCCCGCCCATCCGCACGCCACCTGCATCGGCTGCAACTGGAAGTTCGGCTTCGCCGATGCCGACGCGGTCGAGGTCTGGAACGGCCCCTACACGGTGGACGACGAGGTGTCGGTGGCGGACTGGGACAACACCCTGGTCAGCGGGAAGGGCTGGACCCCGGCCATGGGCAACAGCGACGCCCACCGGGACCCCGACAGGATCGGCACCCCGCAGACCGTGGTGCTGGCCGACGATCTGAGCCGCGAGTCGATCCTGGCGGGCATCCGCGCGGGCCACTCCTACATCACGGAGTCCTCGGCCGTCTCCCTCGGCTTCGGCGTATCGGGCGGCCGGGCGCAGCATGCGGGAATCGGCGAGCGGCTGCGGGTCGATGCGGACACCCCGGTGACGGTCCGTCTGGAGGTCGCGGGGGCCCCCGGATGCACCGCACAGTTCGTCACCGACCAGGGCACGCTGTACACAAGCGCGCTGCCCGGCTCGGGGTCCGGGGTGATGGAGTGGCGGACGACTCCCGCCTACGCGGCGTATGTGCGGGCGGAGGTCCGCCATGCGCCCACGGTGGCGGGGCTGCCGGGAGCGCTGGCGGCGCTCACGAATCCGGTCTTCCTGGGGCGGTGA
- a CDS encoding TIGR03619 family F420-dependent LLM class oxidoreductase — translation MRLSTTIFLTDRTVAPVRLARELEQRGFAGLYLPEHTHIPVERTTPYPAGGELPEEYGRTLDPFVALAQAAAVTDTLTLGTGITLIAQHDPIDLAKQIATLDHLSGSRFTLGLGFGWNKEEAADHGVEWAERRELGWERVSLMRALWAAEPTAYAGEFGSVRASHAYPKPKGGTVRTLVGGAAGPKLFSRIAEHADGWLPIGGRGLGESIPALRRVWEDAGRDPGELHIVPYAVLPGAGKLAHFAELGIEEVVLQLPPADEATVLKVLDDYAQYLS, via the coding sequence ATGCGGCTGAGCACCACGATCTTCCTGACCGACCGGACGGTCGCCCCTGTGCGCCTCGCACGGGAGCTGGAGCAGCGGGGCTTCGCCGGCCTCTATCTGCCCGAGCACACCCACATCCCGGTGGAGCGGACCACGCCGTACCCGGCCGGAGGTGAACTTCCCGAGGAGTACGGCAGGACGCTCGACCCCTTCGTGGCACTCGCCCAGGCGGCCGCTGTGACCGACACCCTGACCCTGGGCACCGGGATCACCCTCATCGCCCAGCACGACCCGATCGACCTGGCCAAGCAGATCGCCACTCTCGACCATCTGTCCGGCAGCCGCTTCACTCTGGGGCTGGGCTTCGGCTGGAACAAGGAGGAGGCAGCGGACCACGGCGTGGAGTGGGCGGAGCGGCGTGAACTCGGCTGGGAGCGGGTGTCGCTGATGCGGGCTCTCTGGGCGGCCGAACCGACCGCGTACGCGGGGGAGTTCGGCTCGGTGCGGGCCAGCCACGCTTATCCGAAGCCGAAGGGCGGCACGGTACGCACCCTGGTGGGCGGGGCCGCCGGGCCCAAGCTCTTCTCGCGCATCGCCGAGCATGCGGACGGCTGGCTGCCGATCGGCGGCCGAGGCCTGGGCGAGTCCATCCCGGCCCTGCGCCGGGTGTGGGAGGACGCGGGGCGTGATCCGGGGGAACTGCACATCGTGCCGTACGCCGTGCTGCCGGGAGCGGGAAAACTTGCGCACTTCGCGGAACTGGGCATCGAGGAGGTCGTGCTCCAGCTGCCACCGGCGGACGAGGCCACCGTGCTCAAGGTGCTCGACGACTACGCGCAGTACCTGAGCTGA